A genomic region of Tsukamurella pulmonis contains the following coding sequences:
- the galT gene encoding galactose-1-phosphate uridylyltransferase, with amino-acid sequence MTRHSPTPTRGALADGREILLFDLPGAPQPVLGVDHRSLAPRPAEPVTTVRRDPQTGDRVIIAPARQDRTYKPVKSMCPLCPDPEGLSSEVPVEDYRVAVFENRFPSLAGTAAPGPGPVDALRTETAGVGRCEVVCFTSDHDGAFARLPHEHARLVLDVWAHRTAELLARPEVEEVYCFENRGEEIGVTLPHPHGQIYAFPYRTPRTESIVARAEDFREREGGDLFEAILAAEVADGTRLLIRTEHTTAFVPYAAKWPVEVHVYPNRHVRNLSELTEAEADDLAAVYLALLRAFDALYDAPLPYIASWHQYRPDAEEGYLHAELFSIRRSADKLKYLAGTESGRDAFVTDKTPEAIADGLRAVIE; translated from the coding sequence ATGACCCGGCACTCACCCACGCCGACCCGAGGCGCCCTCGCGGACGGCAGGGAGATCCTGCTCTTCGACCTCCCCGGGGCGCCGCAGCCCGTGCTCGGAGTCGATCACCGGAGCCTGGCGCCGCGGCCGGCGGAGCCGGTGACCACCGTGCGGCGGGACCCGCAGACCGGCGACCGGGTGATCATCGCGCCGGCCCGCCAGGACCGGACCTACAAGCCGGTCAAGTCGATGTGCCCGCTGTGCCCCGACCCCGAGGGGCTCTCCAGCGAGGTGCCCGTCGAGGACTACCGGGTCGCGGTGTTCGAGAACCGCTTCCCGTCGCTGGCGGGGACCGCGGCGCCCGGGCCCGGCCCCGTCGACGCCCTGCGGACGGAGACCGCCGGCGTCGGGCGTTGCGAGGTCGTCTGCTTCACCAGCGACCACGACGGTGCCTTCGCCCGGTTGCCGCACGAGCACGCCCGGCTGGTGCTCGACGTGTGGGCGCACCGGACGGCCGAGCTGCTCGCGCGGCCGGAGGTCGAGGAGGTGTACTGCTTCGAGAACCGCGGCGAGGAGATCGGTGTCACGCTGCCGCATCCGCACGGGCAGATCTACGCCTTCCCTTACCGGACGCCGCGCACGGAGTCGATCGTGGCGCGGGCCGAGGATTTCCGCGAGCGCGAGGGCGGGGACCTGTTCGAGGCGATCCTCGCCGCCGAGGTCGCCGACGGGACGCGCCTGCTCATCCGCACGGAGCACACCACCGCGTTCGTGCCGTACGCCGCGAAGTGGCCGGTCGAGGTGCACGTGTACCCGAACCGGCACGTGCGCAACCTCTCCGAGCTCACCGAGGCCGAGGCCGATGATCTGGCGGCGGTGTACTTGGCGCTGCTGCGCGCCTTCGACGCGCTCTACGACGCGCCCCTGCCGTACATCGCGTCCTGGCACCAGTACCGGCCCGACGCCGAGGAGGGGTACCTGCACGCGGAGCTGTTCTCCATCCGGCGCAGCGCCGACAAGCTCAAGTACCTGGCCGGCACGGAGTCCGGGCGCGACGCCTTCGTCACCGACAAGACGCCCGAGGCGATCGCGGACGGGCTGCGGGCGGTGATCGAATGA
- a CDS encoding DeoR/GlpR family DNA-binding transcription regulator: MLAAERRRYILAAAVARGAVRVIDLAESLDVSEMTIRRDLDRLEEAGELTKVHGGAVRTGASAAARGSEPMSAHKAERDTAEKRAIATTAAALVEDGMTVAIGAGTTTLELARLLRGRPIAVVTNSISIFHVLTDPTGDMMDGSAVQLTGGQRTPSDALVGPVANAMLERVRCDRAFLGTHGIDPTAGFTSPNIGEAETNRRLIGTARVTHMLADHTKFGEIGAHLFAEFSAVGGLITDAGLGPAAREALADVLALTIANGGPE; the protein is encoded by the coding sequence GTGCTGGCAGCAGAGCGCCGTCGGTACATCCTCGCGGCGGCGGTGGCGCGCGGCGCGGTCCGCGTGATCGATCTCGCTGAGAGCCTGGACGTCTCGGAGATGACGATCCGGCGTGACCTCGACCGGCTCGAGGAGGCCGGGGAGCTGACCAAGGTGCACGGCGGCGCCGTCCGCACGGGCGCGAGCGCGGCCGCCCGCGGGTCGGAACCCATGTCGGCCCACAAGGCCGAGCGCGACACGGCGGAGAAGCGGGCGATCGCGACCACCGCGGCGGCGCTCGTGGAGGACGGCATGACCGTCGCGATCGGTGCCGGCACCACCACCCTCGAACTCGCGCGCCTGCTGCGCGGCCGCCCGATCGCCGTGGTGACCAACTCCATCTCCATCTTCCACGTGCTGACCGACCCGACCGGGGACATGATGGACGGGAGCGCGGTGCAGCTCACCGGGGGACAGCGCACCCCGTCGGACGCACTGGTCGGGCCCGTCGCGAACGCGATGCTCGAACGCGTCCGCTGCGATCGCGCGTTCCTGGGCACCCACGGCATCGACCCGACGGCGGGTTTCACGAGCCCCAACATCGGTGAGGCCGAGACCAATCGGCGCCTGATCGGGACGGCGCGCGTCACGCACATGCTGGCCGATCACACCAAGTTCGGAGAGATCGGCGCCCACCTGTTCGCCGAGTTCTCCGCGGTGGGCGGGCTCATCACCGATGCCGGGCTGGGGCCGGCGGCGCGCGAGGCGCTGGCCGATGTGCTCGCACTGACGATCGCGAACGGGGGCCCCGAATGA
- a CDS encoding sodium:solute symporter family protein, protein MTLALDAPLRLNVGFLDYWLIAIYFVFVLGIGYMARRQVASSLDFFLSGRRLPAWVTGIAFVSANLGAVEIMGMSANGAQIGMATFHYYWIGAVPAMVFLGIVMMPFYYGSKVRSVPEFMRKRFGTGAHLVNSLSFAVAQVLIAGVNLFLLGTVINVVLGWPQWVSLLVAAAVVLTYTVLGGLSAAIYNEVLQFFVILAALVPLTVIGLIKVGGWSGLKEKVIETRTDQGVSATVADQLHTWPGQALSGFESPVWSVVGIVFGLGFVLSFGYWTTNFVEVQRAMASDSMSAARRTPIIGAIPKMFIPFVVVVPGMICAAAVGDMINLKNNGADAGVTYNDAMLLMMRDILPNGLLGVAVAGLIASFMAGMAANVSAFNTVFSFDLWQQYVVKDREDAYYIRVGQVATVVAVLLAIGTATIAAGYSNLMDYLQTLFGFFNAPLFATFLLGMFWKRMTPTAGWVGLVSGTLAAIVVFVLQNTGVIDLPGQGMAFVAASTAFVVDIVVSVAVSAVTKPKPDSELVGYVYALTDRATLRGEDDSAAPWYSRPVPLGAAVIATTVVLGVIFR, encoded by the coding sequence ATGACACTGGCGCTCGATGCTCCGCTCCGGCTCAACGTCGGCTTTCTCGACTACTGGCTCATCGCCATCTACTTCGTCTTCGTGCTGGGCATCGGCTACATGGCGCGCAGGCAGGTGGCCTCCAGCCTCGACTTCTTCCTCTCCGGCCGGCGCCTGCCCGCGTGGGTGACGGGCATCGCGTTCGTCTCCGCCAATCTCGGCGCGGTGGAGATCATGGGCATGTCGGCCAACGGCGCGCAGATCGGCATGGCGACGTTCCACTACTACTGGATCGGCGCCGTGCCGGCGATGGTCTTCCTCGGCATCGTGATGATGCCCTTCTACTACGGCTCCAAGGTGCGCAGCGTGCCGGAGTTCATGCGCAAGCGGTTCGGAACCGGTGCGCACCTGGTGAACTCGCTGAGCTTCGCCGTCGCCCAGGTACTCATCGCGGGCGTCAACCTCTTCCTCCTGGGCACCGTGATCAACGTGGTCCTCGGGTGGCCGCAGTGGGTTTCGCTGCTCGTGGCCGCCGCGGTGGTGCTCACCTACACGGTGCTCGGCGGCCTGTCCGCCGCCATCTACAACGAGGTGCTCCAGTTCTTCGTGATCCTCGCCGCACTCGTTCCCCTGACCGTGATCGGACTGATCAAGGTCGGCGGCTGGAGCGGGCTGAAGGAGAAGGTGATCGAGACCCGTACCGATCAGGGGGTCTCCGCCACCGTCGCCGATCAGCTGCACACCTGGCCGGGGCAGGCGCTCAGCGGGTTCGAGTCGCCGGTCTGGTCGGTGGTCGGCATCGTCTTCGGCCTCGGGTTCGTGCTCTCCTTCGGCTACTGGACGACGAACTTCGTCGAGGTGCAGCGCGCCATGGCCTCCGATTCGATGTCGGCGGCGCGGCGCACGCCGATCATCGGCGCCATCCCGAAGATGTTCATCCCGTTCGTCGTGGTGGTGCCGGGGATGATCTGCGCGGCCGCGGTCGGCGACATGATCAATCTCAAGAACAACGGGGCCGACGCCGGCGTGACGTACAACGACGCGATGCTGCTGATGATGCGCGACATCCTGCCCAACGGCCTGCTCGGCGTGGCGGTCGCCGGCTTGATCGCCTCCTTCATGGCGGGCATGGCGGCCAACGTCTCCGCGTTCAACACCGTCTTCAGCTTCGACCTCTGGCAGCAGTACGTCGTCAAGGACCGCGAGGACGCGTACTACATCCGGGTCGGTCAGGTGGCGACCGTCGTCGCCGTCCTCTTGGCCATCGGCACCGCGACCATCGCCGCCGGGTACTCGAACCTGATGGACTACCTGCAGACGCTGTTCGGGTTCTTCAACGCGCCGCTGTTCGCGACCTTCCTGCTCGGCATGTTCTGGAAGCGGATGACGCCGACCGCGGGCTGGGTCGGCCTCGTCTCGGGCACGCTCGCGGCGATCGTGGTCTTCGTGCTGCAGAACACCGGCGTCATCGACCTCCCCGGGCAGGGTATGGCCTTCGTCGCCGCATCGACGGCCTTCGTCGTGGACATCGTGGTCTCCGTGGCGGTCTCGGCCGTCACGAAGCCCAAACCCGACTCCGAGTTGGTGGGGTACGTCTACGCGCTGACCGACCGCGCGACGCTGCGGGGTGAGGACGATTCGGCCGCGCCCTGGTACTCGCGGCCCGTCCCGCTGGGCGCCGCGGTGATCGCCACCACGGTGGTGCTCGGGGTGATCTTCCGATGA
- a CDS encoding SDR family oxidoreductase codes for MAKFVVIGGTGLIGSKVVAGLTAAGHEALAAAPSTGVNAVTGAGLADALAGAEAVVDVANSPSFEDAAVLEFFTASTINLLAAARSAGVARYVALSVVGTDRLAESGYFRGKIAQEELIEGGDVPYTIVRATQFFEFVPGIAAASEVDGAVRLPGAGIRPIASDDVAAAVVRAALAAPVGGRIEVAGPEVFALDELVRRALGEAGDERTVVRDAEATYFGARLDDGTLLPGPGAEIAATRFFG; via the coding sequence ATGGCGAAGTTCGTGGTGATCGGCGGCACCGGACTGATCGGGTCGAAGGTGGTGGCCGGCCTCACCGCCGCCGGGCACGAAGCGCTCGCGGCGGCCCCGAGCACGGGCGTGAACGCGGTCACCGGTGCGGGGCTCGCCGATGCGCTCGCGGGCGCCGAAGCCGTGGTGGACGTGGCGAATTCGCCGTCCTTCGAGGACGCCGCGGTGCTGGAGTTCTTCACCGCGTCCACCATCAATCTGCTCGCCGCCGCCCGGTCGGCGGGCGTCGCGCGCTACGTCGCGCTGTCGGTGGTGGGCACCGATCGGCTCGCCGAGAGCGGCTACTTCCGCGGGAAGATCGCGCAGGAGGAGCTGATCGAGGGCGGCGACGTGCCGTACACGATCGTCCGCGCCACGCAGTTCTTCGAGTTCGTGCCGGGCATCGCCGCCGCCTCCGAGGTCGACGGTGCCGTGCGCCTGCCGGGCGCGGGGATCCGGCCGATCGCCTCCGACGACGTGGCCGCCGCGGTCGTGCGGGCCGCGCTCGCCGCTCCCGTCGGTGGGCGCATCGAGGTCGCGGGACCCGAGGTCTTCGCCCTCGACGAACTGGTGCGCCGCGCGCTCGGGGAGGCCGGGGACGAGCGGACCGTCGTGCGGGATGCCGAGGCGACGTACTTCGGTGCGCGCCTGGACGACGGCACCCTGCTGCCCGGCCCGGGCGCCGAGATCGCGGCGACGAGGTTCTTCGGCTGA
- a CDS encoding sigma-70 family RNA polymerase sigma factor encodes MTDHDAVFEALRPRLFGVAYRILASAPDAEDVVQDGWLRWRAAERDAVRDPEAFLVVTVTRLALNAAQSARARREQYVGEWFPTPVDTAADPALGAERTEALELAVVHVLQRLAPEARAAYVLREAFDHPYARIAEILQMREPAVRKLVSRARTQVAGERRTTATRARARALLDAFLAAAHAGDVAGLEAVLVADVVSETDGGGARRAGRRPVVGGNAVARFVAGFSVRFMADTTARIVEVNGLPGAVFTLDGAPVALLCPTASDDGLTRLMWVMNAEKLADFA; translated from the coding sequence GTGACCGATCACGACGCGGTCTTCGAAGCGCTGCGGCCCCGGCTGTTCGGGGTGGCCTACCGGATCCTCGCCTCGGCGCCGGACGCCGAGGACGTGGTCCAGGACGGGTGGCTGCGCTGGCGCGCGGCCGAGCGCGACGCGGTCCGCGACCCCGAGGCCTTCCTCGTGGTCACGGTGACGCGGCTCGCGCTGAACGCGGCGCAATCGGCGCGGGCGCGCCGTGAGCAGTACGTGGGAGAGTGGTTTCCTACGCCCGTCGACACCGCCGCCGACCCGGCGCTGGGCGCCGAGCGGACGGAGGCGCTGGAACTGGCCGTCGTGCACGTGCTGCAGCGACTGGCCCCGGAGGCGCGCGCCGCGTACGTGCTGCGTGAGGCCTTCGACCACCCGTACGCCCGGATCGCGGAGATCCTGCAGATGCGCGAGCCCGCCGTGCGCAAGCTGGTGAGCCGGGCCCGCACGCAGGTGGCGGGGGAGCGGCGCACCACGGCCACCCGCGCGCGGGCCCGGGCCCTGCTCGACGCCTTCCTCGCCGCCGCGCACGCGGGCGACGTCGCCGGGCTCGAGGCCGTCCTGGTGGCCGACGTGGTCAGCGAGACCGACGGTGGCGGGGCCCGCCGGGCCGGACGCCGGCCGGTGGTCGGAGGCAACGCGGTCGCCCGGTTCGTCGCGGGCTTCTCGGTGCGCTTCATGGCGGACACCACCGCGCGGATCGTCGAGGTCAACGGCCTGCCCGGTGCCGTCTTCACCCTCGACGGTGCGCCGGTGGCCCTGTTGTGTCCGACGGCCTCCGACGACGGTCTCACCCGGTTGATGTGGGTGATGAACGCCGAGAAGCTGGCGGATTTCGCCTGA
- a CDS encoding NAD(P)H-quinone dehydrogenase: protein MTNIVIIGGGPAGYEAALVAVAHGGDVTVIESDGIGGACVLYDCVPSKTFIASTGIRTETRRAVDLGIELHFERVEIDVERINTRVKDLAAAQSADIRARLVGEGVRIIRGSAAIAPSNPGMAQHVVNVVTPTGGEQMLEADVVLVATGASPRVLESAKPDGERIVTWRQLYDLEELPTHLVVVGSGVTGAEFVHAYTELGIKVTLVSSRDRVLPHEDEDAALVLEDALVDRGVSLVKRAYADKVERTEDGIVVRLTDGRTVEGSHCLMTVGSIPNTAGIGLEEVGIELDKGGYIPVDRVSRTKVPGIYAAGDCTGVLPLASVAAMQGRVAMYHALGEGVSPVKLKTVSSAIFTRPEIATVGVSQAAIDDGTYQARTVMLPLATNPRAKMSGLKRGFVKVFCRPNTGLVIGGVVVAPNASELILPLTVAVQNGLTVDDVAQTFSVYPSLAGSVTEAARQLMRQDDLA from the coding sequence ATGACGAACATCGTGATCATCGGCGGCGGTCCGGCGGGGTACGAAGCAGCACTGGTGGCGGTGGCGCACGGCGGCGACGTCACGGTGATCGAGTCCGACGGGATCGGCGGCGCGTGCGTCCTGTACGACTGCGTCCCGTCGAAGACCTTCATCGCCTCGACCGGCATCCGCACCGAGACCCGGCGCGCCGTCGACCTGGGCATCGAGCTGCACTTCGAGCGCGTCGAGATCGACGTCGAGCGGATCAACACCCGCGTCAAGGACCTCGCCGCGGCGCAGTCGGCGGACATCCGCGCCCGGCTCGTGGGCGAGGGCGTGCGGATCATCCGCGGCAGCGCGGCCATCGCCCCGAGCAATCCCGGCATGGCGCAGCACGTGGTGAACGTGGTCACCCCGACCGGTGGCGAGCAGATGCTCGAGGCCGACGTGGTGCTCGTCGCCACCGGCGCGTCGCCGCGCGTGTTGGAGTCCGCCAAGCCGGACGGCGAGCGGATCGTCACCTGGCGCCAGCTCTACGACCTGGAGGAGCTGCCCACGCACCTCGTGGTCGTCGGATCCGGCGTCACGGGCGCCGAGTTCGTGCACGCGTACACCGAGCTGGGGATCAAGGTCACCCTGGTCAGCTCCCGTGACCGCGTGCTGCCGCACGAGGACGAGGACGCCGCCCTGGTCCTGGAGGACGCCCTGGTCGACCGCGGTGTCTCGCTGGTCAAGCGCGCCTACGCCGACAAGGTCGAGCGCACCGAGGACGGCATCGTCGTGCGGCTCACCGACGGCCGCACCGTGGAGGGCTCGCACTGCCTGATGACGGTCGGCTCCATCCCGAACACCGCGGGGATCGGCCTCGAGGAGGTGGGGATCGAATTGGACAAGGGCGGCTACATCCCCGTCGACCGGGTCTCCCGCACCAAGGTGCCCGGCATCTACGCCGCCGGCGACTGCACCGGCGTGCTGCCGCTCGCGTCCGTCGCCGCGATGCAGGGCCGCGTCGCGATGTACCACGCGCTGGGCGAGGGGGTCTCGCCCGTCAAGCTCAAGACGGTCTCGTCGGCGATCTTCACCCGCCCGGAGATCGCGACGGTCGGCGTCTCGCAGGCCGCGATCGACGACGGCACGTACCAGGCGCGCACCGTCATGCTGCCGCTCGCGACCAACCCGCGCGCGAAGATGTCGGGGCTCAAGCGCGGCTTCGTCAAGGTCTTCTGCCGTCCCAATACGGGCCTGGTGATCGGCGGGGTCGTGGTGGCGCCCAACGCCTCCGAGCTGATCCTGCCGCTCACCGTCGCGGTGCAGAACGGGCTGACCGTGGACGACGTGGCGCAGACCTTCTCCGTCTACCCGTCGCTGGCCGGCTCGGTGACGGAGGCCGCACGACAGCTCATGCGCCAGGACGACCTGGCCTAG
- a CDS encoding gamma-glutamylcyclotransferase, whose protein sequence is MPIYAAYGSNMHPDQMAERAPHSPMAGTGWLRGWRLTFSGEDIGWEGALATVTEDPSDPDAKVFVVLYDVTPDDELSLDRWEGSELGIHVKLKARVDLIDGGSTLAWLYVVDAFEGGLPSARYLGVMADAAYIAGAPEDYVLDIRTRESRNVGPGPGASADGPE, encoded by the coding sequence GTGCCGATCTACGCCGCCTACGGCTCCAACATGCACCCCGACCAGATGGCCGAGCGCGCCCCGCACTCGCCCATGGCAGGTACGGGGTGGCTGCGGGGCTGGCGCCTGACCTTCTCCGGCGAGGACATCGGCTGGGAGGGCGCGCTCGCGACGGTCACCGAGGACCCGTCCGATCCCGATGCCAAGGTGTTCGTCGTGCTCTACGACGTGACGCCCGACGACGAGCTGTCGCTCGACCGCTGGGAAGGCTCCGAGCTGGGCATCCACGTCAAGCTCAAGGCGCGGGTCGACCTCATCGACGGCGGCTCGACGCTGGCCTGGCTCTACGTCGTCGACGCCTTCGAGGGCGGCCTGCCCTCGGCCCGCTACCTCGGTGTGATGGCCGACGCGGCGTACATCGCCGGCGCCCCGGAGGACTACGTCCTCGACATCCGCACCCGCGAATCCCGCAACGTCGGGCCCGGCCCCGGCGCCTCCGCCGACGGCCCGGAGTAG
- a CDS encoding ArsR family transcriptional regulator has translation MLTYLLDVGDLADARFVVSPLNETALSIFHLNHIHRTSHHLTAWRAAADELRATYDRDLIDALVSPSGRRIPDFLTPITAPGSGRPSFDDHVAAVAATDPATAHTELAGLIEDGPPSPALATLLSLDDPAPVIAEALADYHRAAIAPVWPTLSRILESDVTHRGGVLATGGPTKLFESLSPRVEWTRTGELSVDLACTAGSGRFSSGGRGLTLMPSVFIGMITVAHDPRRTAPHIGYPARGSATLAETVRPVADDALRRLIGAAKADLLAALADPAAVVDLAAALGISPSAVSQSLKVLGANGIVESSRYGHRVLYRRTALGDALIDRTRPPPPAVTPPR, from the coding sequence ATGTTGACCTACCTGCTGGACGTCGGCGACCTGGCCGACGCCCGATTCGTGGTGTCCCCGCTCAACGAAACAGCGCTCAGCATTTTCCACCTCAATCACATTCACCGCACGTCGCATCACTTGACCGCCTGGCGCGCGGCCGCCGACGAGCTCCGCGCCACGTACGACCGGGACCTCATCGACGCCCTGGTGTCGCCCTCCGGGCGCCGGATCCCCGACTTCCTCACCCCGATCACGGCGCCGGGCTCGGGCCGCCCGTCGTTCGACGACCACGTCGCCGCCGTCGCGGCCACCGATCCGGCGACTGCACACACCGAACTGGCCGGCCTCATCGAGGACGGACCGCCGTCCCCCGCCCTGGCGACGTTGCTCTCGCTCGACGACCCGGCACCGGTCATCGCCGAGGCCCTCGCCGACTACCACCGCGCGGCGATCGCACCGGTCTGGCCGACGCTCTCGCGGATCCTCGAGTCGGACGTCACCCACCGGGGCGGCGTCCTGGCGACGGGCGGACCCACAAAGCTCTTCGAATCACTCAGTCCCCGTGTGGAATGGACTCGCACGGGCGAACTCAGCGTGGACCTCGCGTGCACCGCCGGTTCCGGCCGCTTCTCGTCGGGCGGTCGCGGGCTGACCCTGATGCCCAGTGTCTTCATCGGCATGATCACCGTGGCGCACGATCCCCGCCGCACCGCGCCGCACATCGGCTATCCGGCCCGCGGATCGGCGACTCTCGCGGAAACCGTTCGCCCCGTGGCGGACGACGCACTGCGCAGACTCATCGGGGCGGCGAAGGCCGACCTGCTCGCAGCACTTGCCGACCCTGCCGCGGTCGTGGACCTGGCTGCCGCACTGGGGATCTCACCGTCCGCCGTGTCGCAGAGCCTGAAGGTGCTGGGCGCCAACGGCATCGTGGAGAGCTCCCGCTACGGCCACCGGGTCCTCTACCGCCGCACCGCCCTCGGCGACGCCCTCATCGATCGCACCCGACCTCCCCCTCCGGCGGTCACGCCGCCGCGATGA
- a CDS encoding TetR/AcrR family transcriptional regulator: protein MEKSSREPMLRAGLDLLGRVGLKNWSMRAVEDEAGVPHGTARHHFSNQRGLVLAMVRHLLDVDRPSDGATVHDQVVRWVGIESGWTRARYELIVASFHDEELAAEIVRARDRLIEDLVDRGLNPTDATALAVSLDGFVLDAVLRRSPAARVDLDAILSRFGVD from the coding sequence GTGGAGAAGTCATCGCGGGAGCCGATGCTGCGAGCAGGTCTGGACCTGCTCGGACGGGTCGGGCTCAAGAACTGGTCGATGCGCGCGGTGGAGGACGAGGCCGGTGTTCCGCACGGGACTGCGCGCCATCATTTCTCGAACCAACGCGGACTCGTGCTGGCGATGGTGAGGCACCTGCTCGACGTCGACCGACCGTCGGACGGCGCGACGGTACACGACCAGGTCGTCAGGTGGGTGGGAATCGAATCGGGGTGGACCCGCGCGCGGTACGAGCTGATCGTCGCCTCCTTTCACGACGAAGAGCTGGCAGCGGAAATCGTGCGCGCACGCGACCGACTCATCGAGGATCTTGTTGATCGCGGGCTGAACCCGACTGACGCGACCGCGCTCGCAGTGTCGTTGGACGGTTTCGTGCTCGACGCGGTGTTGCGGCGTTCTCCTGCCGCGAGAGTCGATCTCGATGCCATCCTCAGTCGCTTCGGAGTCGACTAG
- a CDS encoding amidohydrolase: MSGTAGEDLSRAAYVDQWLRRKGDWLREFRRDLHAYPELSWREQRTTGAVFEALTAAGLHPRRLSTTGLVCDLGPATGERVALRADMDALPIHEATGLDYASTVAGASHACGHDAHTSILLGTGLVLAELDRAGRLPVGVRLVFQPAEEVMPGGALSAVRDEVMQGVSRIYALHCDPRVEVGRIGVRSGAITSAADHVEVILHSPGGHTSRPHLTSDLIYAMGAVITGLPGVLSRRVDPRSGTIMVWGAANAGSAPNAIPQIGALHGTVRTGEHHIWESLEPLVREIIAELLAPLRVKHEVNYTRGVPPVINEHLAATRLADAARAVSPDGAVDTPQSGGGEDFSWYLEEAPGAMARLGVWSGEGRQYDLHQPDFVLDERALEMGVKVFTNVVFASER, from the coding sequence GTGAGCGGGACTGCGGGCGAGGATCTCTCGAGGGCCGCGTACGTCGATCAGTGGTTGCGGCGCAAGGGCGACTGGCTCCGCGAGTTCCGCCGCGACCTGCACGCGTACCCCGAGCTGTCCTGGCGTGAGCAGCGCACCACGGGCGCCGTCTTCGAGGCCCTGACCGCCGCGGGCCTGCACCCGCGCAGGCTCTCCACCACCGGCCTGGTGTGCGATCTCGGGCCCGCCACGGGCGAGCGGGTCGCGCTGCGCGCCGACATGGACGCCCTGCCCATTCACGAGGCCACCGGCCTGGACTACGCCTCCACCGTCGCGGGCGCCTCGCACGCCTGCGGCCACGACGCCCACACTTCGATCCTGCTGGGCACCGGACTGGTGCTCGCCGAGCTCGACCGCGCCGGGCGCCTGCCCGTCGGCGTGCGGCTGGTCTTCCAGCCCGCCGAGGAGGTCATGCCCGGCGGCGCACTGTCGGCCGTGCGCGACGAGGTCATGCAGGGCGTCTCCCGCATCTACGCCCTGCACTGCGATCCCCGCGTCGAGGTGGGCAGGATCGGCGTCCGCTCGGGCGCCATCACCTCCGCCGCCGATCACGTCGAGGTGATCCTGCACTCGCCGGGCGGACACACCTCGCGCCCGCACCTGACCAGCGACCTGATCTACGCCATGGGCGCCGTCATCACCGGACTGCCGGGCGTGCTCTCGCGGCGCGTGGACCCGCGCTCGGGCACCATCATGGTGTGGGGCGCCGCCAACGCAGGCTCCGCGCCCAACGCGATCCCGCAGATCGGCGCGCTGCACGGGACGGTCCGCACCGGTGAGCACCACATCTGGGAGTCGCTCGAGCCGCTCGTGCGCGAGATCATCGCCGAGCTGCTCGCGCCCCTGCGGGTCAAGCACGAGGTGAACTACACCCGCGGCGTGCCGCCGGTGATCAACGAGCACCTGGCCGCCACCCGGCTCGCGGACGCCGCCCGCGCCGTCTCGCCCGACGGTGCCGTCGACACCCCGCAGTCCGGCGGCGGCGAGGACTTCTCCTGGTACCTCGAGGAGGCGCCCGGCGCCATGGCGCGGCTGGGCGTGTGGTCCGGCGAGGGCCGCCAGTACGACCTGCACCAGCCCGACTTCGTGCTCGACGAGCGCGCGCTGGAGATGGGCGTGAAGGTCTTCACGAACGTGGTGTTCGCCTCCGAACGCTGA